In one Rhopalosiphum padi isolate XX-2018 chromosome 3, ASM2088224v1, whole genome shotgun sequence genomic region, the following are encoded:
- the LOC132926440 gene encoding RING-box protein 1A-like: MNNDLVSKTEGTMEVNEEAGPSSSTSSREKKPRIEVLKWNGIALWSWDIVVDNCAICRNHIMDLCIECQANQSSHDDNSEKCIVAWGICNHTYHLHCISRWLETRQVCPLDNKEWTFQKYGN; the protein is encoded by the exons ATGAATAACGATTTAGTTTCGAAGACCGAAG gaaCCATGGAAGTTAATGAAGAAGCTGGTCCGTCATCAAGCACCAGCAGCAGAGAAAAAAAGCCAAGAATAGAAGTATTGAAATGGAATGGTATCGCGTTATGGTCTTGGGATATAGTTGTAGACAACTGTGCCATCTGCCGTAATCACATCATGGACTTATGCATTGAATGTCAAGCCAATCAATCATCACATGATGATAATAGTGAGAAATGTATTGTTGCATGGGGTATATGCAATCATACTTATCATTTACACTGCATATCTCGTTGGTTAGAAACTCGTCAAGTATGTCCACTTGATAATAAAGAATGGACCTTCCAGAAATATGGTAATTAA